The Takifugu flavidus isolate HTHZ2018 chromosome 17, ASM371156v2, whole genome shotgun sequence genome contains a region encoding:
- the si:ch73-173p19.1 gene encoding uncharacterized protein si:ch73-173p19.1 — MSSAESPTIGELFLVLGEMGFTEEQIQAAVQAGHFSVADATEWLLQGQYPRHRLVKQPSQPSETAFSAFNPPKHSQSTSDTHTEPSSLVLRPSQSCSPSSDPSPVESRIKQDKSEFEEQERQRVTQEARAEKRQKKKERELVLKRIAEDRKSQQEKLRTGAATETSPPCGEEQKLGGKIQTNVDNNCLLMIRLPSGESMRERFPADAPLSSVVEHIAGRHPSLSSFSLVQGFPRKRFGETELTCSLRSLGLTPNAALCIQTTPPETPQDAQSPADPLSAGGGAPSPCDVSPQPCIPVPEGAEGQEPMVPPPLPNQLWEEAVNYAGIPGAGRSLFGLSHFWGPGQRLVPGNVDEGAAVEEEQEEEPPDVLNGMPRLPFFPENWVRGEMEPRHHWPEQGNRLREAPEEDAVEVEDAGGPAAPVAAGLAAVERLQRAAHQEHPPTSQGQPSPPKRPFKTPSLPSLCALATRATLQLMSAPSMQYSSSLAGLTPELVELLLNHMSRERLLRPRTLELFFGCPLQKFVLNCYPYSTNELLRQLRAFTALKHLSLVNSPLITDSGLSVLSSLVRLQYLNLASCSKLTDSCLQHITGLKSLCFLSLDQTKVTDAGMVLYLHSAPSCLSQLSLNQTAVTEATLVVLPSCAPQLRLLSIKQTKVRDVAALAGLSGLQTLNLDGTDVSESGLEHLASHPLLSSLSLAGISVVDGNQALQIISGLNLTQLTLPGRRSVTDGGLSFLSRLTLLTELDLTDYTQVTDQGVAQLASMRRLKKLSLSNTQVTDAGLPPLRGLQELQELCLDRTAVTSRGVADLITGLPHLQVLGLACTQVGDTVVRKGLLRCSQLVKLNLSRTRITDNGLKFLKRMHLAHVNLDGTGVSLAGVTDLLTLTNISSIRASNTRSIPLDEVSDEEWESQ, encoded by the exons ATGAGTTCCGCCGAATCTCCG ACTATCGGGGAATTATTCCTCGTGCTTGGGGAAATGGGgttcacagaggagcagatccagGCAGCTGTACAGGCGGGCCATTTTTCGGTTGCAGATGCAACTGAATG GCTCCTGCAGGGTCAGTATCCCCGCCACAGGCTGGTCAAGCAGCCGTCGCAGCCCTCCGAGACAGCGTTTTCTGCGTTCAACCCGCCGAAGCACTCTCAGAGCAcctcggacacacacacag AGCCCTCCTCGTTGGTTCTGAGACCGTCGCAGTCATGCAGCCCGTCCTCTGACCCGTCCCCTGTCGAGTCCCGCATCAAGCAGGACAAGAGCGAGTTTGAAGAGCAGGAGAGACAACGCGTCACTCAGGAAGCCCGAGCAGAGAAACGACAGAAGAAAAAG GAGCGGGAGTTGGTGCTGAAGCGGATAGCTGAGGATCGGAAGAgccagcaggagaagctgcggACCGGCGCCGCCACGGAGACGTCTCCTCCTTGTGGTGAAGAGCAGAAGCTTGGAGGGAAGATCCAGACCAACGTGGACAACAACTGCCTCCTCATG ATTCGGCTGCCGTCCGGCGAGTCCATGCGCGAGCGCTTCCCCGCCGACGCGCCGCTGAGCAGCGTTGTGGAGCACATAGCCGGGCGCCACCCCTCCCTGTCTTCCTTTTCCCTTGTCCAGGGTTTCCCCCGGAAGCGCTTCGGAGAGACGGAGCTCACGTGCTCGCTGCGCTCTCTCGGCCTCACGCCTAATGCGGCGCTGTGTATTCAGACCACTCCTCCAGAGACGCCCCAGGACGCTCAGAGCCCTGCAGACCCCCTGTCGGCGGGGGGGGGCGCCCCGTCTCCATGTGATGTGTCTCCGCAGCCATGTATCCCTGTCCCGGAGGGGGCCGAAGGGCAGGAACCCATGGTGCCTCCTCCACTGCCTAACCAGCTGTGGGAAGAGGCAGTGAATTACGCTGGGATACCTGGAGCTGGCCGCTCACTCTTTGGGTTGTCCCACTTCTGGG GACCAGGTCAGAGGTTGGTCCCCGGTAATGTTGACGAAGGTGCCGCTGTcgaggaggagcaagaggaggaaCCGCCTGACGTGCTCAACG GAATGCCGCGGTTGCCGTTCTTCCCAGAGAACTGGGTCCGAGGAGAGATGGAGCCCAGGCACCACTGGCCCGAGCAAGGCAACAGACTCCG GGAGGCTCCAGAAGAGGACGCCGTAGAGGTGGAAGATGCGGGAGGTCCGGCGGCACCTGTAGCCGCAGGTCTGGCTGCGGTGGAGCGCCTCCAAAGGGCTGCGCACCAAGAACACCCACCTACCTCCCAGGGACAACCCTCACCCCCCAAAAGACCCTTCAAGACCCCCAGTCTGCCGTCGTTATGTGCCTTGGCCACGCGCGCAACCCTGCAGCTAATGAGCG ctcccagcatgcagtacagcagcagtcTGGCGGGCCTCACCCCGGAGCTGGTGGAGCTTCTGCTCAACCACATGTCTCGCGAGAGGCTCCTCCGCCCGCGCACCCTGGAGCTCTTCTTCGGCTGCCCTCTGCAGAAGTTTGTCCTGAACTGCTACCCTTACTCCACCAACGAGCTGCTGCGCCAGTTGCGGGCCTTCACGGCGCTCAAACACCTGAGTCTGGTCAACTCGCCTCTCATCACGG ATTCTGGGCTGTCGGTTCTGTCCAGTTTGGTCAGACTCCAGTATCTCAACCTGGCCTCATGTAGCAAACTCACAGACTCCTGCCTGCAGCATATTACAG GTTTAAAGAGCCTGTGCTTCCTGTCGCTGGACCAGACCAAAGTGACGGACGCAGGGATGGTGCTGTACCTCCATTCGGCGCCGTCCTGCCTCTCCCAGCTCAGCCTGAACCAGACGGCGGTGACCGAGGCCACGCTGGTCGTCCTGCCCAGCTGTGCGCCTCAGCTGCGGCTCCTCAGCATCAAGCAGACGAAG GTCAGAGACGTGGCGGCTCTGGCGGGACTGTCCGGCCTGCAGACTCTCAACCTGGACGGGACGGACGTGTCAGAAAGCGGCCTGGAGCACCTCGCCTCCCACCCGCTTCTGTCTTCTCTCAGTTTAGCAGGAATCTCTGTGGTGGACGGAAACCAAGCCCTGCAGATCATCTCAG GTTTAAACTTGACACAGCTGACCCTCCCTGGACGCCGCTCCGTGACTGATGGCGGCTTGTCGTTCCTCTCTCGGCTGACTCTGCTCACCGAGCTGGACCTGACCGACTACACGCAGGTCACAGACCAGGGGGTGGCCCAGCTGGCCTCCATGAGAAG GTTGAAAAAGCTGTCGCTTAGCAACACCCAGGTGACAGACGCGGGACTTCCACCTCTGAGGggcctccaggagctgcaggagctctgcCTGGACCGAACAGCCGTCACGAGCCGGGGCGTGGCCGACCTCATCACGGGCCTGCCGCACCTGCAG GTGCTGGGGTTGGCCTGCACCCAGGTGGGGGACACGGTGGTGAGGAAAGGTCTGCTGCGCTGCAGTCAGCTGGTTAAACTCAACCTCAGCCGCACGCGCATCACTGACAACG GCCTGAAGTTCTTAAAACGCATGCACCTGGCTCACGTGAATCTGGACGGCACCGGCGTGAGCTTGGCGGGCGTCACGGACCTCCTGACCCTCACGAACATCAGCAGCATTCGCGCCAGTAACACTCGCAGCATCCCGCTGGACGAAGTCTCGGACGAGGAGTGGGAGAGCCAGTGA
- the chpf2 gene encoding chondroitin sulfate glucuronyltransferase: MRLSSFLAVFRPALPLILGLSLGCSLSLLMVSWTQGEADDGCGDDPGDGRLFLVGRDSQRESRDQAGEEDFQPRIVPYHKDPNKPHKKVLRTRYIHTELGIRERLLVGVLTSRATLNTLAVAVNRTVAHHFHRTFFFTGLRSPKVPHGMSVVAHGDDRPVWLMYETVRHLHQHYASDYDWFLLAQDDTYMQADRLSELVGHLGTGQDLYMGRAEEFIGGEEKARYCHGGYGYLLSRSLLARLQPHLDTCRNDILSVRPDEWLGRCIIDYLGLSCVEVHQGMNYRYFELGKNADPQREDSLQFRNAFTVHPVSDPNLMYRLHKRFSQIELELTYLHIQQLQTQINNLSELTPEGKAGVTWPVGINSPFKPRTRFEVINWEYFTEEHIYSCVDGSPKCEMRGADRADVDAVLEIAVERLNERYQPQLRFTKRRLLNGYRRFDPTRGMEYVLDLALEAYTQKDHSQVIAKRVNLLRPLSAVEIIPMPYVTEATRVQVILPVTAQDQDFVGNFLDMYVMNTLDARDNVLLTFLFIYDPFDAQRVSQTDVFAGIKAMIGEVEKRYGDVKIPWISVKTEVPSQVKLMDIISKKHPVDTLFFLASVWTEVNADFLNRCRMNTISNWQVFFPIHFQEFSPAVMYRDQQPSAASSAFASESLRDGRFDRHVFDEACFYNADYMTARTKMAADLLDNEELLESMDVYDIFVRYSGLHVFRAVEPALIQKYVRRTCNPRFSEDVYHRCVLSNLQGLGSRSHLAMALFEQEQANST; the protein is encoded by the exons ATGCGCCTTTCCTCCTTTTTGGCCGTGTTCAGGCCTGCGTTGCCCCTCATCCTCGGGCTGTCATTGGGATGTAGTCTGAGCCTTTTGATGGTCTCCTGGACCCAAGGGGAGGCCGATGACGGGTGTGGAGACGACCCGGGCGACGGGAGACTCTTTCTGGTTGGAAGAGATTCCCAGAGAGAGTCTAGGGACCAGGCTGGAGAGGAGGACTTCCAGCCACGTATCGTTCCCTACCACAAAGACCCGAATAAACCCCACAAGAAGGTCCTCAG AACAAGGTACATTCACACAGAACTGGGAATCCGGGAGCGGCTCCTGGTGGGCGTCCTGACCTCCCGGGCGACCCTCAACACGCTGGCTGTGGCGGTGAACCGTACGGTCGCCCACCATTTCCACCGCACCTTCTTCTTCACGGGGCTGCGCAGCCCCAAAGTGCCTCACGGCATGAGCGTGGTGGCGCACGGCGACGACCGTCCCGTCTGGCTGATGTACGAGACGGTGCGCCACCTCCATCAGCACTACGCCTCGGACTACGATTGGTTCCTTCTCGCCCAGGACGACACCTACATGCAGGCGGACCGCCTGTCGGAGCTGGTGGGCCACCTCGGCACAGGCCAGGATCTGTACATGGGCAGAGCGGAGGAGTTTATTGGCGGCGAGGAGAAAGCGCGCTACTGCCACGGCGGCTACGGCTACTTGCTGTCCCGCAGCCTGCTGGCCCGTCTGCAGCCCCACCTGGACACCTGCCGCAACGACATCCTCAGCGTGCGGCCCGACGAGTGGCTCGGCCGCTGCATCATCGACTACCTGGGTCTCAGCTGCGTGGAGGTGCACCAG GGGATGAACTACCGGTACTTTGAGCTCGGGAAGAACGCCGATCCCCAGCGCGAGGACAGCCTGCAGTTCCGGAACGCCTTCACCGTCCACCCGGTGTCGGACCCCAACCTCATGTACCGCCTGCACAAGCGTTTCAGCCAGATTGAGCTGGAATTAACGTACCTgcacattcagcagctgcag ACGCAGATCAACAACCTGAGCGAGCTGACGCCCGAGGGCAAAGCCGGAGTCACGTGGCCCGTCGGCATCAACTCCCCGTTCAAGCCGAGAACTCGCTTCGAGGTGATAAACTGGGAATACTTCACGGAAGAGCACATCTACTCCTGCGTCGACGGCTCGCCCAAGTGCGAGATGAGGGGCGCCGACCGCGCGGACGTCGACGCCGTGTTGGAGATCGCGGTGGAGCGCCTGAACGAGCGCTACCAGCCGCAGCTCCGCTTCACCAAGCGGCGTCTGCTCAACGGTTACAGGCGCTTCGACCCCACCCGCGGCATGGAGTACGTGCTGGACCTGGCGCTGGAGGCGTACACCCAGAAGGACCACAGCCAAGTCATCGCCAAGCGCGTGAACCTGCTGCGCCCTCTGAGCGCCGTGGAGATCATCCCCATGCCGTACGTGACGGAGGCCACCCGGGTGCAGGTCATCCTCCCCGTCACCGCCCAGGACCAGGACTTTGTCGGCAACTTCCTGGATATGTACGTGATGAACACCTTGGACGCCCGCGACAACGTCCTGCTCACGTTCCTGTTCATCTACGACCCGTTCGACGCGCAGCGCGTCAGTCAGACCGACGTGTTCGCGGGCATCAAGGCCATGATCGGAGAGGTGGAGAAGCGCTACGGGGACGTGAAGATCCCCTGGATCAGCGTGAAGACGGAGGTGCCCTCGCAGGTCAAGCTGATGGACATCATCTCCAAGAagcacccggtggacacgcttTTCTTCCTGGCGAGCGTGTGGACGGAGGTCAACGCCGACTTCCTGAACCGCTGCAGGATGAACACCATCAGCAACTGGCAGGTCTTCTTCCCCATCCACTTCCAGGAGTTCAGCCCCGCCGTCATGTACCGGGACCAGCAGCCCTCGGCCGCCTCGTCCGCCTTCGCCTCCGAGTCGCTGCGGGACGGCCGCTTCGACCGCCACGTGTTTGACGAGGCCTGCTTCTACAACGCCGACTACATGACGGCGAGGACCAAGATGGCGGCCGACCTCTTGGACAACGAGGAGCTCCTGGAGAGCATGGACGTGTACGACATATTTGTGCGGTACTCGGGGCTGCACGTCTTCAGGGCCGTGGAGCCGGCTCTGATCCAGAAGTACGTGAGACGGACCTGCAACCCCCGCTTCAGCGAGGACGTCTACCACCGCTGCGTCCTCAGTAACCTACAGGGGCTGGGCTCGCGCTCCCACCTGGCCATGGCGCTCTTTGAGCAGGAGCAGGCCAACAGCACTTAG
- the LOC130513877 gene encoding ATP-binding cassette sub-family F member 2: MPSDLAKKKAAKKKEAAKARQRTKKPEELNGEAEQAEPQQNGADSNGVASLTKELDEVELAKTEARAVTGVLASHPNSTDVHISSLSLTFHGQELLVDTSLELNSGRRYGLIGLNGTGKSMLLSAIGYREIPIPEHIDIYHLTREMAPSDKTALQCVMDVDEERIKLEKETERLAHEDSECEKLMELYERLEELDADKAEMRASRILHGLGFTAAMQQKKLKDFSGGWRMRVALARALFIKPFMLLLDEPTNHLDLDACVWLEEELKSFKRILVLISHSQDFLNGVCTNIIHLHQRKLKYYTGNYDQYVKTRLELEENQMKRFNWEQDQIAHMKNYIARFGHGSAKLARQAQSKEKTLQKMVASGLTEKVVNDKTLSFCFPPCGKIPPPVIMVQNVSFRYSDNTPVIYKNLEFGIDLDTRVALVGPNGAGKSTLLKLLMGELLPSDGMIRKHSHVKIGRYHQHLTEQLELDLSPLEYMMKCFPEIKEKEEMRKIIGRYGLTGKQQVSPIKNLSDGQKCRVCFAWLAWQNPHMLFLDEPTNHLDIETIDALADAINDFDGGVMLVSHDFRLIQQVAQEIWVCENQTITKWKRDILAYKEHLKCKIEKQTHNV; the protein is encoded by the exons ATGCCATCCGATTTGGCTAAGAAGAAGGCGGCGAAGAAGAAGGAGGCTGCTAAAGCTCGCCAGCGCACGAAGAAGCCCGAGGAGTTGAATGGGGAAGCCGAGCAAGCAGAGCCTCAGCAGAATGGAGCTGACAGCAATG GTGTCGCCAGTCTGACCAAGGAGCTGGATGAGGTGGAACTGGCCAAAACCGAAGCGCGGGCGGTCACTGGTGTTCTTGCGTCCCACCCCAACAGCACGGACGTCCATATTAGCAGCCTGTCGCTGACATTTCATGGCCAAGAGCTTCTAGTAGACACCAGCCTGGAGCTCAACTCAGGCAGACGTTATGGGCTCATCGGCCTCAACGGCACAG GGAAGTCTATGCTCCTGTCGGCCATCGGGTATCGTGAGATTCCTATCCCAGAGCACATCGACATTTACCACTTAACCCGGGAGATGGCGCCCAGCGACAAAACGGCTCTTCAGTGCGTGATGGATGTGGATGAAGAGAGGATAAAGCTGGAGAAAGAGACGGAGAGACTTGCCCATGAGGACT CTGAATGTGAGAAGCTGATGGAGCTTTACGAGcgtctggaggagctggatgcAGACAAAGCAGAGATGAGAGCCTCTCGGATCCTCCACGGTTTGGGTTTCACCGCTGCaatgcagcagaagaagctgaaggactTCAGCGGAGGGTGGAGGATGCGCGTTGCTCTGGCCAG AGCCCTCTTCATCAAGCCGTTCATGCTGTTACTCGATGAGCCGACCAACCATTTGGACCTGGATGCTTGCGTGTGGCTGGAAGAGGAGCTCAAGTC gttcaAGCGAATCCTGGTGTTGATCTCGCACTCTCAAGACTTCCTGAACGGTGTCTGCACCAACATCATCCACCTTCATCAGAGAAAACTGAAATACTACACG GGTAACTATGACCAGTATGTGAAGACTAGATTGGAGCTGGAAGAGAACCAGATGAAGCGCTTCAACTGGGAACAGGACCAGATAGCACATATGAAG AATTACATAGCGCGGTTTGGTCACGGCTCTGCAAAGCTGGCACGACAGGCACAGAGCAAAGAGAAGACGCTGCAGAAGATGGTGGCGTCTGGCTTGACTGAGAAAGTTGTGAATGACAAG ACCCTGtcattttgttttcctccctgtGGGAAGATTCCTCCCCCTGTTATCATGGTTCAGAACGTGAGCTTCCGGTACAGTGATAACACG CCAGTCATATATAAAAACCTGGAGTTTGGTATCGACTTGGATACAAGAGTGGCTCTGGTGGGACCGAATGGAGCAGGCAAGTCCACCCTGCTAAAGCTGCTGATGGGAGAG CTCCTGCCCAGTGACGGGATGATCCGCAAACATTCGCACGTCAAGATCGGCAGATATCACCAACATCTGACGGAGCAACTGGAGCTGGACCTGTCTCCTCTGGAgtacatgatgaaatgtttcCCCGAAAtcaaagagaaggaggagatgaggaagatcATCGGCCGCTACGGCCTGACTGGGAAACAGCAG GTCAGTCCAATCAAGAACCTGTCGGATGGGCAGAAGTGTCGGGTGTGTTTTGCCTGGCTGGCGTGGCAGAACCCTCACATGCTGTTCCTGGACGAGCCCACCAATCACTTGGATATTGAGACCATCGACGCGCTGGCTGACGCCATCAATGACTTTGACGGCGGCGTGATGCTCGTTAGCCACGACTTCAGGTTAATTCAGCAG GTGGCTCAAGAGATCTGGGTGTGCGAGAATCAAACCATCACAAAGTGGAAGAGGGACATCTTGGCCTACAAGGAGCACTTGAAGTGTAAAATTGAAAAGCAGACTCACAACGTCTGA